In Capsicum annuum cultivar UCD-10X-F1 chromosome 7, UCD10Xv1.1, whole genome shotgun sequence, one genomic interval encodes:
- the LOC107852021 gene encoding ubiquitin carboxyl-terminal hydrolase 25 isoform X1, with translation MAYLQMNWQPNLLSHRRKTGPPLGLKNIGNTCYINSVLQCLTYTPPLAYFCLKSQHSDSCDSGAAAACPFCIIEKRIARSLSIDSALDTPSKINNCLKIFAQHFRYGRQEDAHEFLRYVIDACHNTCLRLKKLQQQKRKGDGSGVDGNGNTIVKDIFGGALQSQVKCLSCGAESNKVDEIMDVSLDVLHSSSLKDALQKFFQPEVLDGNNKYKCENCKKLVTAKKQMSILQAPNVLVIQLKRFEGIYGGKIDKSIAFEEVLVLSSYMCKGSQDLHPEYNLFGTIVHSGFSPDSGHYYAYIKDAVGRWYCCNDSYVSLSTLQEVLSEKVYILFFSRTKQRPPPTKTCLSSNGSKSNHSNGLVKSKISTSDIAKLENGTQVLSHPPEKENVTTSKVSKMHSSPVRELGIFGRSSFKKIPTSGNIKIVLHQRESSNRTGDVRASVLTEKDSTSLPDRKGVSKSCDNGQMKTSHALTNGNGKPPIVATSSVADGPHKDYGGSNGKAVERESCHKEVTRSSSLANGNGKIQSVATDDTLRGSLHRNNGENSEIPAARISLYKETSNGHVESSSISGSKRKSPDQCILLEQDALSRAQVEELKKELHKEAALALKTCGWSDEVYTFMRSKKSGAQSDFQASDINAMKKLLIADAKPMFISRIPESLKSSLIERLTSFSQGTPPSST, from the exons ATGGCCTATTTGCAAATGAATTGGCAGCCGAATCTACTTAGCCATAGACGCAAAACTGGTCCTCCATTAGGGCTTAAAAACATCGGCAATACTTGTTATATCAACTCCGTTCTTCAGTGCCTTACTTATACACCTCCTCTTGCTTATTTCTGCCTCAAATCTCAACATTCCGATTCAT GTGATTCTGGAGCTGCAGCTGCTTGTCCCTTTTGTATAATAGAGAAGCGAATAGCTAGGTCTTTGAGTATTGATTCAGCTCTAGATACTCCGTCCAAGATTAATAATTGCTTAAAGATTTTCGCTCAGCATTTTAGGTATGGGAGACAAGAGGATGCTCATGAATTCTTGCGCTATGTCATTGACGCCTGCCACAATACGTGTTTGCGGTTGAAGAAGTTGCAGCAGCAGAAAAGAAAGGGTGATGGAAGTGGTGTTGATGGGAATGGGAATACCATTGTTAAGGATATCTTTGGTGGTGCTCTACAGAGCCAGGTCAAGTGCTTGTCATGTGGTGCTGAGTCAAATAAGGTGGACGAGATCATGGATGTGAGTCTTGATGTGTTGCACAGTAGCTCACTTAAAGATGCTTTGCAGAAATTTTTTCAGCCTGAGGTTTTGGATGGAAACAATAAGTACAAGTGCGAGAA CTGCAAGAAATTGGTGACAGCAAAGAAGCAAATGTCAATTCTTCAAGCACCAAATGTTCTCGTCATTCAGCTCAAG AGGTTTGAAGGAATATATGGCGGGAAGATTGATAAGTCCATTGCTTTTGAGGAAGTTCTAGTGCTTTCAAGCTACATGTGCAAAGGGAGTCAG GATCTGCATCCAGAATACAACCTTTTTGGAACTATTGTCCACTCAGGCTTTTcaccagattcagggcattattATGCGTATATCAAG GATGCTGTGGGTCGTTGGTACTGCTGTAATGATTCTTATGTCTCTCTTTCAACCTTGCAAGAAGTTTTGTCGGAGAAGGTGTACATCCTCTTCTTCTCTCGTACCAAACAGAGGCCACCACCTACCAAGACATGTTTATCGAGTAATGGGTCAAAGTCCAATCATTCCAATGGCCTGGTGAAATCCAAAATATCGACCAGTGACATTGCAAAATTAGAAAATGGAACACAAGTTTTAAGCCATCCCCCCGAGAAAGAAAATGTAACGACGTCTAAGGTCAGTAAAATGCATTCAAGCCCAGTGAGGGAGTTGGGCATATTTGGAAGATCTTCCTTCAAGAAGATACCTACCTCTGGTAATATCAAAATTGTTCTTCATCAAAGAGAATCTAGCAATAGAACTGGTGATGTGAGAGCATCAGTTCTTACAGAGAAAGATAGTACATCATTACCAGACAGGAAAGGCGTTAGCAAAAGTTGTGATAATGGTCAAATGAAAACATCTCATGCCTTGACGAATGGAAATGGAAAACCTCCAATTGTAGCAACCAGCTCTGTAGCAGACGGTCCCCATAAAGATTATGGTGGAAGTAATGGAAAGGCTGTAGAAAGGGAATCATGCCACAAAGAGGTGACTAGATCATCATCCTTAGCAAATGGAAATGGCAAAATCCAGAGTGTTGCAACTGATGATACCTTGAGGGGAAGTCTGCATAGAAATAATGGGGAGAATAGTGAAATCCCAGCAGCAAGAATTTCTTTGTACAAGGAGACATCCAATGGCCATGTTGAATCTTCTTCTATCTCAGGTTCAAAGAGAAAATCACCAGATCAGTGCATCCTGCTTGAGCAAGATGCTCTGTCTCGTGCACAGGTGGAAGAGTTAAAAAAAGA GCTCCATAAGGAGGCTGCATTAGCTCTAAAAACATGTGGTTGGTCAGACGAAGTTTATACTTTTATGCGTTCGAAGAAGTCGGGGGCACAATCAGACTTTCAAGCATCAGACATTAATGCGATGAA GAAGTTATTGATTGCAGATGCCAAACCAATGTTTATCTCACGAATTCCTGAATCATTGAAGAGCAGTCTTATTGAACGCCTAACATCATTTAGTCAAGGAACACCACCCTCCAGTACCTAA
- the LOC107852021 gene encoding ubiquitin carboxyl-terminal hydrolase 25 isoform X2 yields the protein MAYLQMNWQPNLLSHRRKTGPPLGLKNIGNTCYINSVLQCLTYTPPLAYFCLKSQHSDSCDSGAAAACPFCIIEKRIARSLSIDSALDTPSKINNCLKIFAQHFRYGRQEDAHEFLRYVIDACHNTCLRLKKLQQQKRKGDGSGVDGNGNTIVKDIFGGALQSQVKCLSCGAESNKVDEIMDVSLDVLHSSSLKDALQKFFQPEVLDGNNKYKCENCKKLVTAKKQMSILQAPNVLVIQLKRFEGIYGGKIDKSIAFEEVLVLSSYMCKGSQDLHPEYNLFGTIVHSGFSPDSGHYYAYIKDAVGRWYCCNDSYVSLSTLQEVLSEKVYILFFSRTKQRPPPTKTCLSSNGSKSNHSNGLVKSKISTSDIAKLENGTQVLSHPPEKENVTTSKVSKMHSSPVRELGIFGRSSFKKIPTSGNIKIVLHQRESSNRTGDVRASVLTEKDSTSLPDRKGVSKSCDNGQMKTSHALTNGNGKPPIVATSSVADGPHKDYGGSNGKAVERESCHKEVTRSSSLANGNGKIQSVATDDTLRGSLHRNNGENSEIPAARISLYKETSNGHVESSSISGSKRKSPDQCILLEQDALSRAQVEELKKELHKEAALALKTCGWSDEVYTFMRSKKSGAQSDFQASDINAMNYTTSVKLDMDCLS from the exons ATGGCCTATTTGCAAATGAATTGGCAGCCGAATCTACTTAGCCATAGACGCAAAACTGGTCCTCCATTAGGGCTTAAAAACATCGGCAATACTTGTTATATCAACTCCGTTCTTCAGTGCCTTACTTATACACCTCCTCTTGCTTATTTCTGCCTCAAATCTCAACATTCCGATTCAT GTGATTCTGGAGCTGCAGCTGCTTGTCCCTTTTGTATAATAGAGAAGCGAATAGCTAGGTCTTTGAGTATTGATTCAGCTCTAGATACTCCGTCCAAGATTAATAATTGCTTAAAGATTTTCGCTCAGCATTTTAGGTATGGGAGACAAGAGGATGCTCATGAATTCTTGCGCTATGTCATTGACGCCTGCCACAATACGTGTTTGCGGTTGAAGAAGTTGCAGCAGCAGAAAAGAAAGGGTGATGGAAGTGGTGTTGATGGGAATGGGAATACCATTGTTAAGGATATCTTTGGTGGTGCTCTACAGAGCCAGGTCAAGTGCTTGTCATGTGGTGCTGAGTCAAATAAGGTGGACGAGATCATGGATGTGAGTCTTGATGTGTTGCACAGTAGCTCACTTAAAGATGCTTTGCAGAAATTTTTTCAGCCTGAGGTTTTGGATGGAAACAATAAGTACAAGTGCGAGAA CTGCAAGAAATTGGTGACAGCAAAGAAGCAAATGTCAATTCTTCAAGCACCAAATGTTCTCGTCATTCAGCTCAAG AGGTTTGAAGGAATATATGGCGGGAAGATTGATAAGTCCATTGCTTTTGAGGAAGTTCTAGTGCTTTCAAGCTACATGTGCAAAGGGAGTCAG GATCTGCATCCAGAATACAACCTTTTTGGAACTATTGTCCACTCAGGCTTTTcaccagattcagggcattattATGCGTATATCAAG GATGCTGTGGGTCGTTGGTACTGCTGTAATGATTCTTATGTCTCTCTTTCAACCTTGCAAGAAGTTTTGTCGGAGAAGGTGTACATCCTCTTCTTCTCTCGTACCAAACAGAGGCCACCACCTACCAAGACATGTTTATCGAGTAATGGGTCAAAGTCCAATCATTCCAATGGCCTGGTGAAATCCAAAATATCGACCAGTGACATTGCAAAATTAGAAAATGGAACACAAGTTTTAAGCCATCCCCCCGAGAAAGAAAATGTAACGACGTCTAAGGTCAGTAAAATGCATTCAAGCCCAGTGAGGGAGTTGGGCATATTTGGAAGATCTTCCTTCAAGAAGATACCTACCTCTGGTAATATCAAAATTGTTCTTCATCAAAGAGAATCTAGCAATAGAACTGGTGATGTGAGAGCATCAGTTCTTACAGAGAAAGATAGTACATCATTACCAGACAGGAAAGGCGTTAGCAAAAGTTGTGATAATGGTCAAATGAAAACATCTCATGCCTTGACGAATGGAAATGGAAAACCTCCAATTGTAGCAACCAGCTCTGTAGCAGACGGTCCCCATAAAGATTATGGTGGAAGTAATGGAAAGGCTGTAGAAAGGGAATCATGCCACAAAGAGGTGACTAGATCATCATCCTTAGCAAATGGAAATGGCAAAATCCAGAGTGTTGCAACTGATGATACCTTGAGGGGAAGTCTGCATAGAAATAATGGGGAGAATAGTGAAATCCCAGCAGCAAGAATTTCTTTGTACAAGGAGACATCCAATGGCCATGTTGAATCTTCTTCTATCTCAGGTTCAAAGAGAAAATCACCAGATCAGTGCATCCTGCTTGAGCAAGATGCTCTGTCTCGTGCACAGGTGGAAGAGTTAAAAAAAGA GCTCCATAAGGAGGCTGCATTAGCTCTAAAAACATGTGGTTGGTCAGACGAAGTTTATACTTTTATGCGTTCGAAGAAGTCGGGGGCACAATCAGACTTTCAAGCATCAGACATTAATGCGATGAA TTACACTACGTCGGTCAAGCTGGACATGGATTGTCTTTCATAG